Genomic segment of Dromaius novaehollandiae isolate bDroNov1 chromosome 6, bDroNov1.hap1, whole genome shotgun sequence:
CCAGTGCTTTCATCTGCAAATGCGCCAGCACTTGCTCCTCCACTGGGGCACACGTAATTGCACTTGTTGGGTGTAACCAGAAAGCCTGCCATGGCTACACATGAGAATTGCCACCCCGATCACCCCATGGACTGTTTGAGACGCTGCCACAAGAAGGGTCTCAAAAAGAGCAGGTTTCTGTACTCCCAGGCAGGGCAGGATTTCCTGGGGCGGATGTGGCTTTCCCCTCCTTGCGAACTCAAGAGTTGGGAGCTGGTTGTGCCTCCCCTCTTCACGCAGTGTCGCCCTGCGCCAGTGCCGAGGGAGAGGAAGTCCTTGGCACGGGTGGCTGAGGGGCATGATCGGCCGCTGCCTTTGGAGGGCTCCCGTGCTCtcggggtggggtgggagggggaaaagtGGGGCTCTGCAGGGCGTCCGTGTACATCTCGTTCTGGATGCAGGGACGCTGCACAACCCTTTGCAGTAGCGGTTTGAGCAAGCCCACAGTCAGCTGGGCCCCCTCACTCGAAAAGGGCACTGGGTCCTCCTGGGAGACAGGCAGGTGCTGCAGGATGATGGTGAGGATGTCCGAGGCGGTCAGCTCAGCGGGGCACAGAGGCCACAGCCTGTCCAGATACGGGTCCAGCTCCCGGTGCTGGGCAAACTCTGCCAGCAACGTGATGAATATCTCCTTGTTGAGCAAGGGGCTGAGCTTGGAGAACTTCTCTGCAACCTCCACCACCCGCTGCCACCGCTTCAGGCAGATGAGAAGATGCACAGCTTGCAGCACAGCCTTAGGCCtcttgctgcagagcagcagttcAAGCTCCATCTCATCAACCGCCTCGCTGCGCTGGTTCTTCTGTGCCAGGACTCCCAGTGCTCTCTTGTACAGTGGCACACGGCCCTCTGGGCCCTCCTTGCTGCTGTACGCCCAAGAGACGCTAACATACTGCTGGGTCAGCTCCACAAAACTGGGCAGCCACTTGGGTTTGAACCTCAGGAAGGAGGTGCAGATGAGCTCAAAGAGCGGGACCACCCCATTCAGACCCAGCTCTTCCTGCTGCGGCCCTCCCAGGACCTTCTTCCACACCTCCGGGGTGGCCCTGGCTACCAAGTGGCCGTCCCCATTCTGCTGCAACTGCAGGCAGCCCCTCGTGGCCTTCCAGGCAGCCTTGGGGAAGGAGGTGAAGACAGAGTTCAGGTAGGCCAAGTTATCCTTGTCGATGTCGGAGTGGAGAACCCGGCTGAcctcctgctccaccagctcctcACAATAGCTTTCCACCTCACTCTCTGGGGCGCCCACCACACAGGTCTTGAGGAGCTCCAGGCTCAGGTAGCTCTGCAGCTCCAGGCTCATTGTGCTCAACAGCTTGGCATAAGTGTCTTGGAGGCCTCGGGCTGGCTTCTCCTTCTGACGGAGGCTGTGCTGCAGGATGGCGGCAAGGGCCACGGGAGCCTGGAATGTGCCACCTTTCTTCAGCTTCTCCACTGTCAGCTTGGAGCTGCTGAGGCTCCTCCTCTGGTAGTATCTGCAGGCCTCCTCAAACACCATCTCCACCAGGCATGGTTCAGGCCTGCTGCTGTCCTCAGGGACGGAGAAGCTGAAGCTGTAGATGCCAGTTTGAGTGAGGAGCTGGATGCTGTCCTCCTCCCCTGGGGACTCCAGGAAATGCACTTTTTTCATgctaaggatt
This window contains:
- the HPS6 gene encoding BLOC-2 complex member HPS6, which codes for MKRAGMLRQVSDFSDFSRGHGLQELLDQGEVLSHIHPSPDGQHLLVLQKSRPPPLPRVVAFQRQGSCGADLERSWQPPQPALVGLLFLQTAAALGSWALAIVWESGRTEVWHFVVAVGWQLLQTLELCQGARARIVSVCSQGASLVWCEERPPLGAHSDVSKCAFRFCICTRALEVGEQSVSLGTVRIVLHNSPEYQLLASPQHVFLVPASTSFATISKFLLIWHAEEAKITITAPFAGFIVSKVLRSSSESDFRKLLLGFVGLLSTLAPLDIHTSALSNRGGLLLVSTQGTVNVVEPDGTQRHVFDLEGGPLAQGDLVQLKTFGNMLACVLSGVLYLIDQNSGRLIEKKILSMKKVHFLESPGEEDSIQLLTQTGIYSFSFSVPEDSSRPEPCLVEMVFEEACRYYQRRSLSSSKLTVEKLKKGGTFQAPVALAAILQHSLRQKEKPARGLQDTYAKLLSTMSLELQSYLSLELLKTCVVGAPESEVESYCEELVEQEVSRVLHSDIDKDNLAYLNSVFTSFPKAAWKATRGCLQLQQNGDGHLVARATPEVWKKVLGGPQQEELGLNGVVPLFELICTSFLRFKPKWLPSFVELTQQYVSVSWAYSSKEGPEGRVPLYKRALGVLAQKNQRSEAVDEMELELLLCSKRPKAVLQAVHLLICLKRWQRVVEVAEKFSKLSPLLNKEIFITLLAEFAQHRELDPYLDRLWPLCPAELTASDILTIILQHLPVSQEDPVPFSSEGAQLTVGLLKPLLQRVVQRPCIQNEMYTDALQSPTFPPPTPPREHGSPPKAAADHAPQPPVPRTSSPSALAQGDTA